In Mercurialis annua linkage group LG5, ddMerAnnu1.2, whole genome shotgun sequence, a single genomic region encodes these proteins:
- the LOC126681825 gene encoding uncharacterized protein LOC126681825 has protein sequence MSTRSDQVTAAANTQMFFSPSGFTGPRHRNFKKGKITSVLIPLELVRVDAAHEVLECHYAKQCLMSGAQGSTASEAQDSNAVVQGIFTTASMDALVLFDPGATHSFFSPSFSIKMGKQPTYLQNPLSVATTMGESMDTDIVYPSCPMNVQGRELFADLVLLEVLAFDVILGMDWLAQHYANVDCTNKLVIFNTPGIE, from the exons ATGTCGACGAGGAGTGATCAGGTTACTGCGGCGGCCAATACACAGATGTTCTTCAGTCCAAGTGGTTTTACTGGGCCACGTCACAGAAATTTTAAGAAGGGGAAGATTACAAGCGTTTTAATACCCCTAGAGCTAGTTCGAGTGGACGCAGCTCATGAAGTGCTGGAGT GCCATTATGCTAAACAGTGTCTGATGTCAGGAGCACAAGGGTCTACTGCTAGT GAGGCTCAAGACTCTAATGCAGTTGTGCAAGGTATCTTTACTACAGCTTCTATGGATGCCTTAGTattatttgatccgggtgcGACGCATTCATTTTTTTCGCCGAGTTTTTCAATTAAGATGGGGAAACAACCCACTTATTTGCAGAATCCATTATCAGTAGCCACGACAATGGGTGAAAGTATGGATACGGACATagtttatccgtcttgtcctATGAATGTTCAAGGACGAGAGTTGTTTGCTGATCTAGTTTTACTAGAGGTGCTagcatttgatgttatattgggTATGGATTGGTTAGCTCAACATTATGCAAATGTGGATTGCACTAATAAGCTGGTGATATTTAATACCCCTGGAATTGAATAA